A window of Mucilaginibacter paludis DSM 18603 contains these coding sequences:
- a CDS encoding phage tail tape measure protein → MAKGLTRASKGTQNTIDQSKSYATSLNDVRAAVDGVGKGAATIAGGLDIPLDSEKMVEFAKQGIEMAEKMEQANAQVKAALINSNNAAGLSYNELEKDAKKFSDTLPFAQDQIVDMQSTLLSYPAVTKATFNTASQAIMDIATRQHAGLADTAKLVGAALQSPVEGLKSLHSMNVDLTASQTATITKLVETGHTAQAQSIILKELQTRFGGAAQAAADADPLYAYHSIMDSIKLTVGEVAGSLLKTLIPALKTVGGVVSGVTDFFKDNVVLVKAIGAAVGIVAIGMGTYSAVLKGVEIWESLVAFKTGLVNGALLLQEAYSVAASTGLGTMEAAWWAVNAAMEANPIGLIIAGIVMVGLVVYTVIHKFDLFKAVLMGIWEVIKDVTKVAWGLNEAFIGFQTGNLSLMADGIANVKAGTSDIGDAFSRGYNKSLAASKKNEAEEKKKADDAKKGQETLATALTKHKAPENVAGVSTAAKGVETAKTTTTVAPTTTGSKPQSTIGKVVTAPTGKPTPTPPAKPAPSATSKVSGEAKATTINIHIGALIKSFSISTTNMEESTSKVQEMVTRVLLSAVNDSQLVVGQ, encoded by the coding sequence ATGGCAAAAGGACTGACCAGAGCAAGTAAAGGCACGCAAAATACTATAGACCAATCAAAAAGTTATGCAACCAGTTTGAACGATGTTAGGGCCGCAGTAGATGGTGTGGGAAAGGGAGCCGCAACTATCGCCGGAGGCTTAGACATACCGCTTGATTCGGAAAAAATGGTTGAATTTGCCAAGCAGGGTATTGAAATGGCCGAAAAGATGGAGCAGGCCAATGCCCAGGTAAAGGCGGCGCTGATCAACTCAAACAATGCGGCTGGCCTGAGCTATAACGAGCTCGAAAAAGACGCCAAAAAGTTTTCAGATACTTTACCCTTTGCACAGGACCAAATAGTTGATATGCAGAGCACGCTGCTATCGTACCCGGCGGTAACCAAGGCAACCTTCAATACGGCATCGCAAGCCATAATGGATATTGCTACCCGCCAGCATGCAGGCCTTGCCGACACGGCAAAATTGGTAGGCGCAGCGTTGCAGTCGCCGGTAGAAGGTTTGAAAAGCCTGCACTCCATGAATGTAGATCTTACCGCATCTCAAACAGCTACCATTACTAAACTGGTAGAAACCGGGCATACTGCCCAGGCACAATCCATTATCCTCAAAGAACTACAGACGCGTTTTGGAGGTGCCGCCCAGGCCGCGGCGGATGCTGATCCGTTGTATGCCTACCATAGTATTATGGACTCTATTAAACTGACCGTTGGGGAGGTTGCCGGTAGTCTACTAAAGACATTGATACCAGCGCTAAAAACAGTAGGGGGAGTGGTTTCGGGGGTAACTGATTTTTTTAAAGATAATGTTGTTTTAGTCAAAGCCATCGGTGCCGCAGTAGGTATTGTCGCCATCGGCATGGGGACTTACAGTGCAGTATTAAAAGGTGTGGAAATTTGGGAATCACTCGTTGCATTTAAAACCGGCTTGGTAAATGGAGCACTGCTTTTGCAGGAAGCTTATTCGGTTGCGGCTTCTACTGGCTTGGGTACTATGGAAGCTGCGTGGTGGGCGGTAAATGCTGCAATGGAAGCAAATCCTATCGGCCTTATCATAGCGGGAATTGTTATGGTTGGCTTAGTTGTATACACGGTCATTCATAAATTTGATCTCTTTAAAGCTGTTTTGATGGGAATATGGGAGGTGATAAAAGATGTAACAAAGGTAGCTTGGGGATTAAATGAAGCATTTATAGGCTTTCAAACGGGTAATCTCTCGCTAATGGCAGATGGGATTGCTAATGTTAAAGCCGGAACCAGCGATATAGGAGACGCATTTAGTAGAGGTTACAACAAAAGTTTGGCTGCAAGTAAAAAGAACGAAGCCGAAGAGAAGAAGAAAGCGGACGATGCAAAAAAAGGGCAAGAAACACTGGCGACCGCCTTGACAAAACACAAGGCGCCAGAAAATGTAGCGGGCGTTTCTACTGCTGCTAAAGGAGTAGAGACAGCAAAGACAACAACAACCGTTGCTCCCACAACAACCGGTAGCAAACCCCAGTCAACTATTGGCAAGGTTGTAACCGCACCTACCGGTAAGCCTACCCCAACGCCGCCAGCTAAGCCAGCCCCATCAGCCACTTCCAAAGTTTCGGGCGAAGCAAAAGCTACCACCATCAATATCCACATCGGGGCGTTAATTAAATCCTTCAGTATCAGTACCACCAATATGGAAGAGAGTACCTCCAAAGTGCAGGAAATGGTAACACGGGTGCTGTTGAGTGCGGTTAATGATAGTCAGTTGGTAGTGGGGCAGTAA
- a CDS encoding IS4 family transposase, whose translation MSSELFEPTVLDGLARKTEAIQRKRKVGGKELLDMALFDGDQSFNGMSMQLMRRDGLDISKQALHQRHHSNMTKFVQAVFEQLIAVELPQEQTQGLEIRIKDSTRFALPEVIAETFPGTKGSGMKAGASVQFEFEIKSGKSDIKVTPANANDQGESHLDKASIQPGVLYMRDLGYTHLSYMNNINKVKAFFINKLCPKTTIYLLKDDQYQKLELSKLQGITGVFDQQVYIGADKMPVRIIIEPVSEELKARRIANTEKYNKKKGSTTSKGFKERAGFNFIVTNLVSEKYSAELIQKLYHLRWQIELVFKAWKSFLKIHTFPKGSSDRITSILYSKLIWAVLSWKICMAIGKIGQISVLKVHRLIASTKEELRAQLLGICSKWLALLEKLNLKHLSKEHRKHRLKIEEIVISI comes from the coding sequence ATGAGTTCGGAACTATTTGAACCAACGGTGTTAGATGGCCTGGCCCGTAAAACAGAGGCTATACAACGCAAACGAAAAGTGGGAGGCAAGGAACTATTGGATATGGCGTTATTTGATGGAGATCAATCGTTTAACGGCATGAGTATGCAGTTAATGCGGAGGGATGGGCTTGATATTTCGAAGCAGGCATTGCATCAAAGACATCACAGCAATATGACAAAGTTTGTACAAGCCGTTTTTGAGCAATTAATAGCAGTTGAGTTACCGCAAGAGCAAACACAGGGCTTGGAGATCCGTATCAAAGATTCTACCCGTTTCGCGTTGCCGGAAGTTATTGCAGAGACATTCCCCGGAACAAAAGGAAGTGGGATGAAAGCGGGAGCATCTGTACAATTTGAATTTGAAATCAAAAGTGGTAAAAGCGATATCAAAGTAACTCCGGCCAACGCAAATGACCAGGGTGAGAGTCATCTGGACAAGGCATCAATTCAGCCGGGGGTATTATATATGAGAGATCTGGGTTACACTCACTTGAGTTATATGAACAATATTAACAAAGTCAAAGCTTTCTTTATTAATAAATTATGTCCGAAAACAACGATTTATCTATTAAAGGACGACCAATACCAAAAGTTAGAGTTGTCGAAACTACAAGGCATAACCGGCGTATTTGATCAACAGGTATATATCGGAGCTGATAAGATGCCGGTAAGGATAATAATAGAACCGGTAAGTGAAGAGCTCAAGGCAAGGCGGATAGCCAATACTGAAAAGTACAATAAAAAGAAAGGCAGTACCACCAGTAAGGGATTCAAAGAGCGGGCAGGGTTTAACTTTATTGTTACCAACCTGGTGAGCGAAAAATATAGCGCTGAATTGATCCAAAAGTTATATCACCTGCGATGGCAGATAGAATTGGTTTTTAAAGCATGGAAGTCGTTTTTAAAGATACACACGTTCCCCAAAGGAAGTTCGGATCGTATAACCAGTATATTATACAGTAAGTTGATCTGGGCAGTTTTGAGTTGGAAAATATGCATGGCTATCGGTAAGATAGGTCAAATTAGTGTTTTAAAGGTGCATCGACTAATCGCTTCTACGAAAGAAGAATTGCGAGCGCAGCTTTTAGGGATATGCTCAAAGTGGTTAGCTCTGTTGGAGAAATTAAACTTAAAGCACCTTTCAAAAGAGCACAGAAAACATAGGTTAAAAATAGAAGAAATTGTAATAAGTATTTGA
- a CDS encoding DUF2147 domain-containing protein: protein MRIKTVMMMVLFMAVSVGVWAQSGDAIEGKWLNPSGEGQVQIYKKGDKYYGKLAWIKFPNDESGKPKTDKLNPDPALKSRPELGLELLKDFTYDGKTYEDGTIYDPKSGKTYSCKMTLNGNTLKIRGFIGVSLFGRTEVWTRVK from the coding sequence ATGAGAATTAAAACTGTAATGATGATGGTACTGTTTATGGCGGTATCTGTTGGTGTGTGGGCGCAAAGCGGCGATGCTATTGAGGGTAAATGGCTTAACCCCAGTGGCGAAGGGCAGGTACAGATTTACAAAAAGGGTGATAAGTATTATGGTAAGCTGGCCTGGATTAAGTTCCCGAATGATGAGAGCGGCAAGCCTAAAACTGATAAACTGAACCCCGACCCAGCCCTAAAGAGCAGACCGGAGTTAGGCCTTGAACTGTTAAAAGATTTTACTTATGATGGAAAAACTTATGAGGATGGTACTATTTACGACCCCAAGAGCGGCAAAACTTACAGCTGCAAGATGACATTGAATGGTAATACTTTAAAAATTAGGGGATTTATTGGTGTATCTTTATTCGGCCGGACGGAAGTTTGGACAAGGGTTAAATGA
- a CDS encoding WD40/YVTN/BNR-like repeat-containing protein, producing the protein MIKKTLHFILVAGLIFLGGVSPAFSQKVTVLQQGRPSSLRGLSVVDDKIAWVSGSKGYVACTKDAGKTWNWMQIKGFEQSDFRDIEAFSAKEAVVMSSGTPAVILKTLDGGLNWQVRYHNRDTSVFLDAMDFKSKYGCIMGDPINNHFVIFETFDRGATWKQRDVAKTPLARAGEAAFAASGSCLMINTSGLMRNYELALASGGSVANIVYTLSAGKKWFQHVLPLVQGTTSSGAFSVAADGKHWVAVGGDYQHDQRTDSTACYSVDAGKTWKMAKATPAFQSCVEYLSGSKYLATGTSGTNFSKDGGITWKKIDANSFNVCNKAKSGKLVLLAGNNGKIAVFTPPKEYLIPYIKL; encoded by the coding sequence ATGATTAAAAAAACTTTACATTTTATATTGGTTGCCGGGCTGATCTTTTTAGGAGGGGTTAGCCCGGCATTTTCGCAAAAAGTAACGGTGTTACAGCAGGGCAGGCCCAGCAGCTTAAGGGGCCTATCGGTAGTGGATGATAAAATTGCCTGGGTTAGCGGCAGCAAGGGCTACGTGGCCTGCACTAAGGATGCCGGTAAAACCTGGAACTGGATGCAGATTAAAGGCTTTGAGCAGTCGGACTTTAGGGATATTGAGGCTTTTTCGGCCAAGGAAGCAGTGGTGATGAGCTCTGGCACGCCGGCGGTGATTTTAAAAACGCTGGATGGCGGCCTCAACTGGCAGGTGAGGTATCATAACCGCGATACATCTGTTTTTTTGGACGCCATGGACTTTAAAAGCAAGTATGGCTGCATAATGGGCGACCCGATAAACAATCACTTTGTTATTTTTGAAACTTTTGATAGAGGCGCCACCTGGAAACAGCGCGACGTGGCAAAAACGCCCCTGGCCAGAGCCGGCGAGGCCGCCTTTGCCGCCAGCGGCAGCTGCCTCATGATTAATACCAGCGGCCTGATGCGCAATTACGAGCTGGCGCTGGCATCGGGCGGTAGTGTGGCCAATATTGTGTACACGTTATCTGCCGGTAAAAAATGGTTTCAGCATGTTTTGCCTTTGGTGCAGGGCACCACCAGTTCGGGCGCGTTTTCGGTGGCTGCGGATGGCAAACACTGGGTGGCTGTGGGCGGCGATTACCAGCACGACCAGCGTACCGACTCGACGGCCTGCTACAGTGTTGATGCCGGCAAAACCTGGAAAATGGCTAAGGCTACACCGGCTTTCCAATCGTGTGTGGAATACCTGAGCGGCAGCAAATACCTGGCAACCGGTACATCGGGCACTAACTTTAGCAAAGACGGCGGCATCACCTGGAAAAAAATTGATGCCAATAGTTTTAACGTATGCAACAAAGCCAAAAGCGGTAAGCTTGTTTTATTGGCTGGCAACAACGGTAAAATTGCCGTATTTACTCCTCCAAAAGAGTATTTGATACCCTATATTAAGTTATAA
- a CDS encoding KUP/HAK/KT family potassium transporter, whose translation MTPHLKKLSAAGMLITLGIIFGDIGTSPLYVFQTLLQEGGTVNEALVLGSISCIFWTLTLQTTFKYIVITLQADNNGEGGIFSLYALVRRYGKWLAIPAIIGAGTLLADGIITPPISVTSAIEGLGLVPAFAEHIVPGNGLVLIIVLSIILLLFFIQQFGTKVVGSAFGPVMLLWFIMLGVVGGLQLAHYPQIVKALNPYYGARLLMDHPKGFWLLGAVFLCTTGAEALYSDLGHCGRKNIQVSWIFVKITLLLNYLGQGAWVLTRNAGFNFKGVNPFFQIVPHAFLLPSIALATLATIIASQALISGSFTLISEAVSMNFWPRITIKFPSNIRGQIYIPSINWILCFGCIAVSLYFRTSEAMTAAYGFSITIAMLSTTILMYYFMRYVKHWPVWLVTIILCVFLSVEFSFFVANAVKILKRLFFLVFEFGLIFTMYIWFRARKINNRFLHFIDLKDQIPMLNALSADTQVPKYSTHLIYLTKANNSKQIEQKIIYSIISRMPKRADVYWFVHIDRTDEPFTMEYTVDEIEKDKVIRIDFRLGFRIQPRVNVLFRKVIEDMVARNEMDITSRYPSLHQFKLAADFRFVIMEKFLSYNNLFNLSEGFILNAYFAIKKLAQSEAKAFGLDTSETKVEKIPLVVKPVSNISLKRVELAK comes from the coding sequence ATGACTCCTCACCTTAAAAAGCTCTCTGCCGCAGGGATGCTCATCACACTCGGAATTATTTTTGGCGATATTGGCACCTCGCCCCTGTATGTTTTTCAAACGTTGCTGCAAGAAGGCGGCACCGTTAACGAAGCCTTGGTTTTGGGCTCCATATCCTGTATTTTTTGGACACTCACCTTACAAACTACCTTTAAGTATATTGTAATAACGCTACAAGCGGATAACAATGGCGAGGGGGGTATATTTTCGCTCTACGCGCTGGTAAGGCGCTATGGTAAATGGCTGGCCATCCCGGCAATTATTGGTGCCGGTACTTTGCTTGCCGATGGTATTATTACACCGCCTATATCGGTAACATCGGCTATTGAAGGTTTGGGCCTGGTGCCCGCCTTTGCCGAGCATATTGTGCCCGGTAACGGCCTGGTTTTAATTATTGTGCTGAGCATTATTTTGCTGTTATTTTTTATCCAGCAATTTGGTACCAAAGTGGTAGGCTCGGCATTTGGGCCGGTAATGTTGCTTTGGTTTATTATGCTGGGAGTTGTGGGCGGTTTGCAACTGGCACATTACCCCCAAATTGTAAAGGCTTTAAACCCCTATTACGGTGCGCGTTTGCTAATGGATCATCCCAAAGGCTTCTGGCTGCTGGGCGCGGTGTTTTTGTGTACAACCGGTGCCGAGGCCTTATACTCTGATCTGGGCCACTGCGGCCGCAAAAACATCCAGGTAAGCTGGATATTTGTTAAAATAACGCTGCTGCTTAATTACTTAGGCCAGGGCGCCTGGGTATTAACCCGCAACGCTGGCTTTAACTTTAAGGGCGTTAACCCGTTTTTCCAGATTGTGCCGCACGCGTTTTTGCTGCCCAGCATTGCCCTGGCTACGCTGGCTACCATTATTGCCAGTCAGGCCTTAATCAGCGGTTCGTTCACGCTCATCAGCGAGGCCGTGAGCATGAATTTTTGGCCGCGCATCACCATCAAGTTCCCGTCAAACATCAGGGGGCAAATTTACATCCCCAGCATCAACTGGATCTTGTGCTTTGGCTGTATCGCGGTGTCGCTGTACTTCCGTACCTCCGAAGCCATGACGGCTGCCTACGGTTTCAGTATCACCATTGCCATGCTGAGCACTACCATACTGATGTACTACTTTATGCGCTACGTTAAGCACTGGCCGGTGTGGCTGGTTACCATTATACTGTGCGTATTTTTATCGGTTGAGTTTTCGTTCTTTGTGGCCAATGCCGTTAAAATATTAAAACGTTTGTTCTTCCTGGTGTTTGAGTTTGGTTTGATATTTACCATGTACATCTGGTTCAGGGCGCGTAAAATTAACAACCGCTTTCTGCACTTTATCGATCTGAAAGACCAGATACCGATGCTGAACGCCCTGAGCGCAGATACCCAGGTGCCTAAATACTCCACCCACTTAATTTATTTAACCAAGGCCAATAACAGCAAGCAGATAGAGCAAAAAATTATCTACTCCATCATCAGCCGAATGCCCAAACGGGCCGATGTGTACTGGTTTGTGCATATTGACCGTACCGACGAGCCCTTTACCATGGAGTACACGGTTGACGAGATTGAAAAGGATAAAGTGATCAGGATTGATTTCCGCTTAGGTTTCCGCATCCAGCCCCGTGTAAACGTGTTGTTTAGAAAGGTAATTGAAGATATGGTGGCCCGTAACGAAATGGATATCACCAGCCGCTATCCATCGTTACACCAGTTTAAGCTGGCTGCCGATTTCAGGTTCGTGATCATGGAGAAATTCCTGTCGTACAATAACCTGTTCAACCTGAGCGAAGGTTTTATATTGAACGCCTACTTCGCCATCAAAAAGCTGGCCCAATCAGAAGCCAAGGCCTTTGGTTTAGATACCAGCGAAACTAAAGTAGAGAAAATACCGCTGGTAGTTAAACCGGTAAGCAATATTAGTTTAAAGCGGGTTGAGTTGGCTAAGTAA